A genome region from Streptomyces antimycoticus includes the following:
- a CDS encoding tetratricopeptide repeat protein, producing the protein MPESLAVLRDSHRTEVERLLSRAVEEEVRRSGGRTDGGVLLSRARGALDEMAATAAEEYGAYVRALDESDAGSSPLSARLSRGQLGTPALAATVAAAAAFGADLTYGTSAGTALGAGVTAAVAGSAAAVVKLTARHWPAAHRQAALRNQPGGPEQLRLQWLTAVEVRGIRPFIDQHRMTSAATRQGGGSAKRSASAAGQAPKLRGADRSQAARRRTVLEQSFAHLPEAEGPFAGRRSQLTQITQWVQQARVSTETQPTVVLLEGPPGSGRTMLAVRAAHHLRDQFRGACLVDLRGDSPEQAPLPTRDALLHLLNRLGAPRDQLLFRERSSQDQHIRRLTELYHQYLTGLPVTIVLDDARDAEQVRTLIPERSDSLVLITSRTPLDLPADLAARVHRMEVGPLDEPGAEELLRTSAEEPTGAGPYDGQSVERIAELCGRLPLALRIAGSSLGPRTPAALVTELEAYGPVGAIERALWLRYTDQQDGARRLLRRLALAGRASLGGAAAAALLDTDEQEAGRHLEALGRAGLIQHVRGSRYRLHDLVRSFAHARLLDEEQPEQRTAAQERLIRSYAELADSVIRLVDGKTSTRADMFGKGAAGGHGFTSLDAALRWLDDESSFITAALRHAEGVDQSAVLHLLGALCDYCLLRGDLYRLGEISELTQAVDQGLLMRSVQWRTGIAARQLGELDQARTTLSSVVDLYFEAQHQAGAARALCSLGITLHHQGNLGEAAAKLREALELQQAEELRGDRGWTMHALAAVERDRGGLAEALELLDAALELHQENESLHGQAWAHFQLGQACLRMGDVPRAEDELRGALDAYNRTHDQRGEAWALTQLARARLVAGEASAAVDQLRQALSRHRENEDARGEAWTLYYLGQALEERGDHDSALRELERARLMFNRMRDVYGLACSRHHSARVTRDLRAAQTGSLRNSGFARQLLQDARHDFRRVGVAHGEAWSCVELAVIDAGNGKAAQALELVDEAAGLFAGYGDRRGRSWARFLRCTLLPFASAGGSVIGTAVAQEELAELAREMREEGTAGDSRLEGCAEAFALVLERGVEPETGWQAWQLGMVPSRHSREVMAVLAEPRG; encoded by the coding sequence ATGCCGGAGTCACTGGCGGTGCTGCGGGACAGCCACCGGACGGAAGTTGAGCGGCTGCTGTCGCGGGCCGTGGAGGAGGAAGTGCGCCGCTCGGGCGGGCGCACCGATGGCGGGGTGCTGCTCAGCCGGGCGCGGGGCGCGCTGGACGAGATGGCCGCGACCGCCGCGGAGGAGTACGGGGCGTATGTGCGCGCGTTGGACGAATCCGACGCGGGCAGCAGTCCCCTCTCGGCGCGGCTGTCGCGCGGTCAGCTCGGCACCCCGGCGCTGGCCGCGACGGTCGCCGCGGCGGCGGCCTTCGGCGCGGATCTCACCTATGGCACCTCGGCGGGCACGGCGCTGGGCGCGGGGGTGACGGCCGCCGTGGCCGGTTCGGCCGCCGCCGTCGTCAAGCTCACGGCGCGCCATTGGCCCGCCGCCCATCGCCAGGCCGCGCTGCGCAACCAGCCCGGCGGGCCCGAGCAGTTGCGGCTGCAGTGGCTCACGGCGGTCGAGGTGCGCGGCATCCGGCCGTTCATCGACCAGCACCGGATGACCTCGGCCGCCACCCGCCAGGGCGGCGGTTCGGCCAAGCGCTCCGCCTCCGCCGCCGGTCAGGCGCCGAAGCTGCGCGGTGCGGACCGCAGCCAGGCGGCCCGCAGGCGCACCGTGCTGGAGCAGTCCTTCGCCCATCTCCCCGAGGCGGAGGGCCCGTTCGCCGGGCGCCGGTCGCAGCTCACCCAGATCACGCAGTGGGTGCAGCAGGCCCGCGTGTCCACCGAGACCCAGCCCACGGTGGTGCTGCTGGAGGGTCCGCCGGGATCCGGCCGGACCATGCTGGCCGTGCGGGCGGCCCACCATCTGCGCGATCAGTTCCGCGGCGCGTGCCTGGTCGATCTGCGCGGCGACAGCCCCGAGCAGGCCCCGCTGCCCACCCGCGACGCCCTGCTGCATCTGCTGAACCGGCTCGGCGCACCCCGCGACCAACTGCTCTTCCGGGAGCGGTCCTCGCAGGACCAGCACATCAGACGGCTCACCGAGCTGTATCACCAGTATCTGACCGGGCTGCCGGTCACCATCGTGCTGGACGACGCCCGCGACGCCGAGCAGGTGCGCACCCTGATCCCGGAGCGGTCCGACAGCCTGGTCCTGATCACCTCGCGCACTCCGCTCGATCTGCCGGCCGACCTCGCCGCCCGGGTGCACCGGATGGAGGTGGGCCCGCTGGACGAGCCGGGCGCCGAGGAGTTGCTGCGGACCTCCGCCGAGGAGCCCACCGGGGCGGGCCCCTATGACGGGCAGTCCGTGGAGCGGATCGCCGAGCTGTGCGGGCGGCTGCCGCTGGCGCTGCGGATCGCGGGCTCCTCGCTCGGCCCGCGCACCCCCGCCGCCCTGGTCACCGAGCTGGAGGCGTACGGCCCGGTGGGCGCGATCGAGCGCGCCCTGTGGCTGCGCTACACCGACCAGCAGGACGGCGCCCGGCGGCTGCTGCGCCGGCTGGCACTGGCCGGGCGGGCCAGCCTGGGCGGCGCGGCGGCCGCGGCGCTGCTGGACACCGATGAGCAGGAGGCCGGCCGCCATCTGGAGGCGCTCGGCCGGGCCGGGCTGATCCAGCATGTGCGCGGCAGCCGCTATCGCCTCCATGACCTGGTGCGCTCCTTCGCCCATGCCCGGCTGCTCGACGAGGAGCAGCCGGAGCAGCGCACCGCCGCGCAGGAGCGGCTGATCCGCAGCTATGCCGAGCTCGCGGACTCGGTGATCCGGCTGGTCGACGGCAAGACCTCCACCCGTGCCGACATGTTCGGCAAGGGCGCGGCGGGCGGCCATGGCTTCACCTCGCTGGACGCGGCGCTGCGCTGGCTGGACGACGAATCGAGCTTCATCACCGCCGCGCTGCGCCATGCGGAGGGCGTGGACCAGTCCGCGGTGCTGCATCTGCTGGGCGCCCTGTGCGACTACTGCCTGCTGCGCGGCGATCTCTACCGGCTGGGCGAGATCAGCGAGCTCACCCAGGCCGTGGACCAGGGGCTGCTGATGCGGTCCGTGCAGTGGCGCACCGGTATCGCGGCCCGCCAGCTCGGCGAGCTGGACCAGGCGCGCACCACGCTGTCCTCGGTGGTGGACCTGTATTTCGAGGCGCAGCACCAGGCGGGCGCGGCCCGTGCCCTGTGCAGTCTCGGCATCACCCTGCATCACCAGGGCAATCTCGGGGAGGCCGCGGCGAAGCTGCGCGAGGCGCTGGAGCTCCAGCAGGCCGAGGAGCTGCGCGGTGACCGGGGCTGGACGATGCACGCCCTGGCGGCGGTGGAGCGCGACCGCGGCGGGCTGGCCGAGGCGCTGGAGCTGCTGGACGCGGCCCTGGAGCTGCATCAGGAGAACGAGAGCCTGCACGGCCAGGCGTGGGCGCATTTCCAGCTCGGCCAGGCATGTCTGCGGATGGGCGATGTGCCACGCGCCGAGGACGAGCTGCGGGGCGCGCTGGACGCCTACAACCGCACCCATGACCAGCGCGGTGAGGCATGGGCGCTCACCCAGCTCGCCCGGGCCCGGCTGGTGGCCGGGGAGGCGTCGGCGGCCGTCGACCAGCTGCGCCAGGCCCTCTCCCGCCACCGGGAGAACGAGGACGCGCGCGGTGAGGCATGGACGCTGTACTACCTGGGCCAGGCCCTGGAGGAGCGCGGCGACCACGATTCGGCGCTGCGCGAGCTGGAGCGGGCCCGCCTGATGTTCAACCGGATGCGGGATGTGTACGGGCTGGCGTGCTCCCGTCATCACTCAGCTCGGGTCACCCGTGATCTGCGGGCGGCGCAGACGGGCTCGCTGCGCAACAGCGGCTTCGCCCGGCAACTGCTCCAGGACGCGCGGCATGACTTCCGGCGGGTGGGCGTGGCCCATGGCGAGGCATGGTCCTGCGTCGAGCTGGCGGTGATCGACGCGGGAAACGGCAAGGCGGCGCAGGCGCTGGAGCTGGTGGACGAGGCGGCCGGGCTGTTCGCGGGGTACGGGGACCGGCGCGGCCGCTCCTGGGCCCGGTTCCTGCGCTGCACCCTGCTGCCGTTCGCCTCCGCGGGCGGCTCGGTCATCGGCACGGCGGTGGCCCAGGAGGAGCTGGCGGAGCTGGCGCGGGAGATGCGCGAGGAGGGCACGGCGGGCGATTCCCGGCTGGAGGGGTGCGCGGAGGCGTTCGCGCTGGTGCTGGAGCGGGGCGTCGAGCCGGAAACGGGGTGGCAGGCATGGCAGCTCGGCATGGTGCCAAGCCGCCACTCGCGCGAGGTCATGGCCGTGCTGGCGGAGCCTCGCGGCTAG